The DNA sequence CCTGGTGCGGCGGGCGGCAGACCACTTCGGCTCGCAGTGCGTGGTGGTGGCCGTCGACGCGCGGCGCACCACCACGGGTCAGGCGGAGAGCGGGTGGGAGGTGTACACGCACGGCGGCCGGAAGCCGACGGGCATCGACGCCGTCGCTTGGGCGCGGCGGGCGCAGGAGCTGGGCGCGGGAGAGATCCTGCTGACCTCCATGGACCGGGACGGCACCCGCGACGGCTATGACCTGCCGCTGCTGGAGGCGGTCACCCGCGAGGTGCGCATTCCCGTGATCGCGTCCGGGGGCGCGGGGGCGCTGGAGCACCTGGACAGCGCCCTGGCGGCCGGCGCGCACGCCGTGCTGGCGGCCTCGATCTTCCACTTCGGCGAGTACACGCTGGCCGAGGCGCGCCGGTACCTGGCGGCGCGGGGGCACCCCGTACGGCAGTAGTCCGGCGGCGCGGCGCGGCCCTTGCCGTTCGCGGGGGAAGGTCGTGGGTTCGAAATGGCGACGGGCGCCCCGGCGGCGGCCCCGAACGGAGGAGAGAAACGTTGAAGCACGGAATTTCGCGTAGCCTGGCCCTGGCCGCGCTGGTTAGTTCGCTTGCCGCGTGCGGTGGCGACAACGGCGGCGGGACGGAAAAAGGAAAGGGTGCCGCCAAGGGCGACACGGGCGCGGCCAAGTCGGGGAACGACAGCGCCGCGGCGCGCCCGGCCGTCAAGTACGCCATGGGCAACAGCGCGGCCGAGGCGCAGCAGTGCATGCAGCGGCGCCAGGCGCGGCTGGACTCGGCGGCCCAGGCGATGCAGGCCGACTCCGCGGCCAAGGCACCCGGGGCGGGGCGCAACCCCGTCTTCGCCAAGGAGCAGAAGTGGTATCCGCGGATGCCGGAGTTCCGCGACGGGGTGCTCCTGCCGTGCAACCGTATCATCGTGTACTACGGCAACCCGAGCTCCAAGAAGATGGGCGCCCTGGGCGAGTTCCCCCGGGACGACATGCTGGCCCGGCTGCGGCGCCAGGCCGACGCGTGGGCGCAGGCCGATCCCGGCACGCCGGTGATCCCGGGGCTGCACATGGTGGCCGTGGTGGCGCAGGGCGACCCCGGCCCCTCGGGCAAGTACCGGATCCAGGCCCGCGACAAGACGGTGGATTCCATCTACCAGATGGCGAAGTCCATCAACGGCATCTTCTTCGTCGACATCCAGGTAGGAACCGACGACATCCGCAACATCCTGCCGCGCTTCGAGTACATCCTGAAGAACCCCGACGTGCACCTGGCGGTGGACCCGGAGTTCTACATGCGCGAAGGGGTGGTTCCCGGCCGGAAGATCGGGACGATGTACGCCCGCGACATCAACTACGTCTCGGAGTACCTGGCCAACATGGTGCGGCAGCACAACCTGCCCCCGAAGGTGCTGATCATCCACCGCTTCACCCGCGGCATGGTGCCCGACGCCGAGAACGTGCAGCTGCGTCCCGAGGTGCAG is a window from the Longimicrobium sp. genome containing:
- the hisF gene encoding imidazole glycerol phosphate synthase subunit HisF produces the protein MSLAKRIIPCLDVKDGRVVKGIQFVGLRDAGDPVEQAVRYDAERADELCFLDITASHEGRASMLDVIRRTAESIFIPFTVGGGIRSVDDFNAILGAGADKVAVNTAALADPDLVRRAADHFGSQCVVVAVDARRTTTGQAESGWEVYTHGGRKPTGIDAVAWARRAQELGAGEILLTSMDRDGTRDGYDLPLLEAVTREVRIPVIASGGAGALEHLDSALAAGAHAVLAASIFHFGEYTLAEARRYLAARGHPVRQ